The Phaeacidiphilus oryzae TH49 region GCGTTCGCCGCCGCGCTGCAGTGCACCAGCCCGGACGGCGAGCTCGGCGGTCCGCCCGGCTGCGGCTACTGCGACGGCTGCCACACCGCCCTGGTCGGCTCGCACGCCGACGTCGAGTCGGTGCGCACCGACGTCCTCTCGATCGGCGTCAAGGAGACCCGCGAGCTGGTCCGGCGGGCCTCGATGTCCCCGGCCGGCGGCCGCTGGCAGGTGATCATCCTGGAGGACGCCGACCGGCTGACCGAGGGCGCGGCCAACGTCCTGCTGAAGGCGGTGGAGGAGCCGGCGCCGCGTACCGTCTGGCTGCTCTGCGCGCCGTCGGTGGAGGACACGCTGCCCACCATCCGCTCCCGCTGCCGCCTGCTGACGCTCCGTCAGCCGGGGATCGACGCGGTGGCCGACATGCTGATGCGGCGGGACGGCATCGAGCCGGAGCCGGCCGCGTTCGCCGCCCGAGCCGCGCAGGGGCACATCGGGCGCGCCCGGCGGCTGGCCACCGACGAGCGGGCGCGGGCCCGCCGCGAGGAGGTGCTCCGGCTGCCGCTGCGGGTCGACGACCTGGGGGCCTGCCTGGCCGGAGCGCAGCGCCTGGTCGACGCCGCGGCGGAGGACGCCAAACAGGCCGCGGAGGAGGGCGACGCCAAGGAGACCGAGGAGCTGCGCGCCGCCCTCGGCGCCTCCGCCGGGATCGGCGGCCGGATGCCGCGCGGCACGGCGGGGGCCATGAAGGAGCTGGAGGACCGGCAGAAGCGGCGGGCCACCCGCACCCAGCGGGACTCCCTCGACCTCGCGCTGACCGACCTGGCCGGCTTCTACCGGGACGTGCTGGCCGTGCAGTTCGGCTCGGCCGGCGCGGTGGCCTCGGCCGACAGCGCGGGCGTGGCCCAGGTGGCCTCCGCCTCCACGCCGGAGGCCACCCTGCGCCGGATAGAGGCGATCCTCGCCTGCCGAAGGGCGCTGGCCCGCAACGTCACCCCGCTGCTCGCGGTGGAGGCGATGATGACCGCGCTGCGCGCGGGCTGAGCGCCTGCTGAGGGACGGCCGATCGCCGGAGCGACCCCGCCCGGAAGAGGAGATCCGGTCTTCGCCGCCCGCGGAGGTCGAGGGAAACCGGCGGAGACCTGCTGACACTCCCCCTTGCGCCGGACGGGTGGCGTTGCCGGGGGCGCGCGCCCCGGCGGTGGAACCTGAGCGCATGGTGATCGCTTGCGTGCTGGCAGGTCTGCTGCTCACCGGCTGGCCCGCCAGGGCCGCCCTGCATGCCTGGCGAGAGCAGCGCGCCGGGGCGGCGTACGAGCTCCCGATGGACTTCCGGGACGTGTATCTGCGCGGAGGCGCCGCGGTGGCGGTGCTCCTCTGCACGGTGGCCGGGGCGGTGTGGGCGGGTGCCGAGGGCGGCGGGGCGGCCGCCCGCGCCGGGGCCGCCCGCACCGGGGCCGAGGCCGGAGTCGGGGCCGGAACAGGCCGCGGAGCCGACCCGACGCGGGACGTCGCCTCCTCGGCCGCCTCGCCGGCCGGTCCCGCCACCCTCCCCTCGCACTTCGTCAGGACCGGTGCGGCGTACGGCGGCAGCTGGTGGGCGGCGCGGATCGGCGGCTCCGGGCCGACGCGGATCTGGGTCCCCGGGGGCCGTGGCGCCCCCCGCCCGCTGCGGGTGCTGGCCGGCCCGCAGGCGCTCCTGCCGGACCTCGCCTCCGCCACCGGCAACGGGTACGGCGGCCCCTTCGCCCTGCTGGTCGGCGCGGACGGGCCGGACGTCCGGCGCGCGGCCAGAGCCGTCCTCCCGCTGGCCGGCCGGGACGGAGGCTGGGGCGTCATCGGCATCGGCGCGGGCGCGCCGGAGGCCGTCCGGCGGGCACTCACCGAGCCGGGCCGGTACGCCGCCGGCGCGGGCGTGGCCGGCCGGTACCCGGCGCCGTACCCCTCGGCGGCGAAGGGCGCCCACGTACTGCTGGCGAACGCCCACCGGGACCGCGCCGGGGTGGCGTCCGCGCTGCGACTGCGGGCGGCGGCGCCGGCCGCGGTGCACGTCTCCTCGAACGCCCGGGACTTCCTGCCGGCCCGGGAGCGCTATCGTCTGGTCCGCCAGGCGCTGGTCTATCTCACCGGCCGGCTCTCACTCCGCTGACGACATGATCGACGTACCGTCACCAGACGGACAGAGCAGGCGAAGTGACATATAGTCACCGATAGTTCACGAGGCAGCGCAACAACCAGGCAGCAGGCAGCGAAGAACGGGGCGTGTGGTGGCCGGAGCCCGGCGGGACGGGGAAGTACGGCGGCGGAGCGGGCGGGCGGCCGCCGGAGCGCTGGCGCTGGGGGTGAGCCTGGCCCTGGTCGCGGGCTGCGGCGCCGGCCCGAGGGCGTCCGCCCGCAAACCGTCCGCCACGTCCTCCTCGACCTCCTCCTCGGACACCCGGCTGACCGCCTCCGCGTCCCCCCTGGAGGCCCTGCCCGCGGCCGTGCCCGCGGCCCTGCAGCCGTACTACCACCAGAAGTTGCGCTGGAAGGCCTGCGACGACGGCTTCCAGTGCGCGACCGTCCGGGTGCCGATGGACTACGACCACCCGGGCGCGGCCGGCGGCGGCGACATCGCGCTCGGCGTGGTCCGCAAGCAGGCCTTCGGCTCCCACCGGCTCGGCTCGCTGCTGGTGAACCCGGGCGGCCCCGGCGGCTCGGCGGTCGACTACGCCGAGTTCGCCGGGATGAGCTACCCGCTGCCGGTGCGGAAGGCGTACGACATCGTCGGGGTGGACCCCCGGGGCGTCGGCCGCAGCCGGCCGGTGAGCTGCCTCAGCGACAGCCGGATGGACGCGTACACCGAGGTCGACCAGGACCCCAGGACCCCGGCCGGGATCGACGCCCTGATCCGGGCCGACCGGGAGTTCGCGCAGGGCTGCGCCCAGCACTCCGGGAAGCTCCTCGGCCACGTCTCCACCGTCGAGTCGGCCCGCGACATGGACGTGGTCCGGGCCGCCCTCGGCCAGCCGCGCCTGGACTACCTGGGGAAGTCCTACGGCACCTTCCTCGGCGCGACCTACGCCGGGCTGTACCCGAGCCGGGTCGGGAAGATGGTGCTGGACGGCTCGATGGACCCGGCCATCGACACCCGCACCTCCAACGAGCAGCAGGCGGGCGGGTTCCAGACCGCGTTCGCCTCGTTCGCCAGGGACTGCGCCAAGCGGCCCGGCTGCCCGGTCGGCAAGGACCCGGCGAAGGCCGGGCAGCAGCTGGACGCCCTCTTCGCGGCGCTCGCCAAGCACCCGGCGCCGGCCATGGGCGGCCGCAGCCTCGACCAGCCGCTGGCGATGACCGGGGTGCTGGCCGCGATGTACGACCAGACCGAGTGGCCGCAGCTGCGCACCGCGCTCGCCCAGGCCCAGCGGGGCAAGGGCGCGCCGCTGCTGGCGCTCTCCGACCAGTACTACGAGCGCGACCCCAAGGGCCACTACAGCAACCTGATGTACGCCAACATGGCGGTGAACTGCCTGGACCAGCCGTCCGCGGCGACCACGGCGGCGCAGGTCGAGCACCAGCTCCCGGCCTTCGAGAAGGCCTCCCCGCAGTTCGGCGCCTCCCTGGCGTGGGCCGGCCTCTCCTGCGCGTACTGGCCGGTGAAGGCGACCGGCGCGGCCCACACCGTCCCGGCGGAGGGCGCCCCGCCGATCATCGTGGTCGGCACCACCCGCGACCCAGCTACCCCGTACGCCTGGGCCCAGTCCCTCGCCGGCCAGCTGAGCTCCGGCCGCCTCCTCACCTACGACGGCGACGGCCACACCGCGTACTCCCGCGGCAGCACCTGCATCGACAACGCCATCGACGCCTACCTCCTGGCCGGCACCGAGCCCCGCGCCGGCCTGGTCTGCCACTGACCCCGATCTGGTTTCTGATCTGCCCCCGGGTCTGTGTAAACTGACCCGCGACCGCCCCACCGGGACCCGGTCACGCCTCCTTAGCTCAGTCGGCCAGAGCGACGCACTCGTAATGCGTAGGTCATCGGTTCGATTCCGATAGGAGGCTCCACGGAAGCCCAGGTCAGACACTCGTCTGACCTGGGCTTTTTCGTGTCACTTCATCCGGCGGCGGCGCCGGGCGCGGGCTGCTCGACTGTCCCTGGTCTCAGTCTTGGTCTCAGTCGGGGGCTGAACGGCAGGCCAGAAGGTGTCTCCCATCCGCCGCATGGCGTCCTTCGAGAGGCTGGACCGGCCCTTCACGTAGCGGCGGGTCTGGCTGATCTGGGTGTGCCGAAGGATCTCCATGATCGTCGGCATGTCCACCCCCAGCTCGTTCAGGATCGTGCCGGCCGTGTGCCTGCTTCCGTCGTACAGCCGCCGGTCGGCGATGCCGGCCTCTTGGAGCAGCTCCTTGAACTCCTCCCAGTCCTGCCGGGGGTCGATCGGCTGCCCGTCGGGGCGAGCGAACAGCACGTCGTAGTCCTCCCAGAGTTCGCCGGCCGCGGCCCGCTCCTCCGCCTGCCGGGCCCTGTGCTCGACCAGGTGCGGGATGAGCGGCGGCGGGATCGGTACGGGTTCCTGGCTCTTCTTCGTCTTCGGCCTAGTGAAGACGAGTCCGCCGCCCGTGCGCTCGGGGCAGGCGCTCGCGTGCCGCGTGCACTTCTTCGGGCATGGCTTCGGGCACCCCCGCTTGTAGCCGCGATGCCGGACGCACTCCGGCGGGCAGGACTCGAAGCGGTGCAGCCGTTCGCCGCAGGCGTGCGGGTCCTCGCAGCCGTGTCGCCAGGTGAGCCGCTGAAGCTGCCACGACGGATGGAAGAGCCCGGCGTCCAGGTCGACGTACGACCAGCGAAGCCCCAGGGTCTCGCCCTGCCGGAAGCCCATCCCGACGCCGATTGCCCAGCGCATGAACGTCGACCGCTTCGCCGCGGCTTCGAGGAACGCCTTCGCCTCCTCCGTGGTGAACGGATTGGCCTCGGTCTCCTCCGCGGAAGGCGGGTCCACCAGCGTGGCGACGTTCTCTCCCACGATCCGGCGGCGGTGCGCGATTTTCAGGGCCCGGGACAGAATCCGGTGCACCTTGAGCACGTGAGAAGCGGCGTGTCCGCGAGCCAGCATGGCCGCGTACGCCTCCTCCAAGTGCTCCGGGGCGAGCTTGTCCAGCCGATGCCCGCCCAGGGCCGGGATGATGTCGTTGCGGGTCTTCGACCAGTAGTCATCGAGGGAACGCGGCTTGAGCTTCAGGCTCGCGATGGTGGTGAGGTAGGTCTCCATCCACTGGGCGACGGTCGGCACGCGGCCGGCCTTGGGCGCCCGGTTCTCGTCCCGAAGCTTCTCCAACTCCCGTACCTTGGCAGCTACTTCGGACCTGGTCTTGCCGCGCCGGTGGCGCCGGTCCGGGCTGCCATCGTTCTTGACGCCCATGGTGACGCGACCGTGCCACCATCCGTCGCTGCCCTGGTAGATGGTCGATTCCATGTTGGCCTTACGGGTCCCCACGCTGCCTCCACGACGAAGGGGCAGGCCGGAGAACCGGCCCGCCCCTGCTGCTCTGTGCTGACTGGGACTGCTACTTGAGGTTGCGAACGAACTCTTCGAGGTCCGTCCGGCGGATCCGCCGCGAGCGGCCGCGCTTGATGAACTTCAACTCGCCGGTAGCCATCAGCTCGTACACCGTCGACTTGCCGAAGCGGAGTGCCTCGGCAGCCTCAACCGGGGTGTACAGGAGGGGCGCGATCGGGGCGGCGGTCGTGGGGGTGCTCACGGTTGGTGCCTCCTGAATCCGAGGGCCTTCTTGGAACTGCATCTGTCCGAAGTTCGGATTTCTGCGTCATCGCGTCACCCGCGTCACTCAGGGCACTTGACCTGCGATTTTGTTTGACGCAGTGGTCAGCGGGTGCGTCACACGTGCGGTACGCGCTGCGTCATCGGGTGACGCAGGTGACGCAGGGGCGACGCGGAGTCCGGTCTCTGCGTCACAGTTCTCGTCGCAGGTCATAGGCCGTGCAGCGCCCCGCGTGACGCAGGTGACGCAGCGTCTTCCACTTAGGACAAAAGAGGAGCGGCTGTTGTGGTCGGGTGTGCCTCAGAACGTGAAGAAGGAGCCGCTTCGCGGCGCGTCCTTCAGGCGGCGCTGCGCGCCGAACAGCAAGAGGAGCACGTCGCGGCGCCTGGTGCTCCTCTTGCTTGTCCGGGCGAGGCGAGCGCGGTCAGAACATGCGCTTCTGCTCGGGCGGCGGCGGGGCCGGCTGTCGGATCATTTCGAGGTACCGGCCCGTGCGTGTGCGCCCCGAATCGATGAGGACTCCGCGGGCGGCCAGGGTGGGTTGGAGGCGCTTGAGCCGGTCGGAGAGGACCTTGCCGGTGGTCGGCCAGCCCTTGGGCAGGGGGCGCACCTCATCGCTGCTGTAGAGGCCGCTGAGCAGGTGCAGCCACTCCGTGGAGGTCATCCGCTGCTCTGCGCCCGGCTCAAGGGAGTTGGCGTGCCGGAGGACGGTCTGCGCGAGTAGGTCACCCTCGATGACGTCGTCGTTCAGGTCGTCCAGGCTGGCCCGGTAGGCGGCCAGTGACGCGAAGCCTGTCGCGGCGTCGAGCTGCGCGCACAGGTGCGCGAAGTCGGCCATCCGCAGATCGGTCGGGGTCTCCGCCTCGGCCGCGCGGACCTTCACGGTGAGGTCCAGGAGCGAGCCGAGGATCACCGGCAGCGCCTCCTCATACTCCGCCCACAGCTCCGCCTCGGTGCGCCGCACCGCGGGGCGTTCCAGCCGCAGCGGGAGGAGGCGTTCGGCCAGGTCGGGGCGGATGACTCCGACGTCGATGCCGGTGAGCAGCATCGGGCGGCGGTAGCGGGCGCGGAAGACATCCCCGTCGGTGAACAACGCCCGCTTGACGTTCTCCGCCCCCGTGACGATGCAGCACATCGCGTCGGACAGATCCGGGGTCATGTGGGAGAGGTTGTCCAGGGCGGTGACCCAGCCGGCCGCGACTGCGGCGATCAGGTTCTCCTCATCCTTCGGGGCCCGGCGCAGGTCCCCGCTCATCCCCTCGATGATCCGCACCAGCATCCGGCCCCCGGTGGACTTGCCCGCCCCCTGAGGACCGGTCAGGAACGGGGCGGGGACGGGGACGGAGGGTCCGAGGCAGCCGATCAGCCAGGCCAGGGCCAGGCATTCCGCGTCGGCGTTCGCGAAGTTGCACAGCCGCAGCAGCAGATCGATGCCCTTCTCCCCGGTGTCCCTGGCCGGCAGAGGCAGCTCCCCGGTGAGCTGGGTGCGCCGCCAGCACACCTCCCGCGGATCGGGCACCGTGATCTCCCAGCCGGTGGGGTGGATACGCACGGACTGCCCGTCGGCGCGACCGAGGTCCAGCCAGGTCGCGCCGTCGAAGCCGGGCGCCACACGGATATGGACCGGCTGTACGTCCTCGGTCAGTGCGAGTGCTTCGATCAAGTCCAGCGCCTCCTTCAGCGCGGTGCCATTGAATACGCCGCAGCCGTCGCGGAACAGGCCGACCATGAGTTCCTGGCGGTGGCTGCCGGTGGTGCCCTGCGAGCGGATCGGGCGGGCGACGGGGTGGCCGTTGCGCTGGGCGTAGACGGTGCCGTCGGCGGTGCGGAAGTACCGGAAGTGGGCTTGGGCGTAGTCGGTGATGATCTCGCGGGCCGGTGTCTTCTCGTCCTCGGCCATGCTCAGATTCCCAACGTGGTACGGGCGTTGGTCCACGCCTCTGCGCAGTGCCGCGGCGACTCGCCGCGGTGCTGCGCCGCGGTGAACAGCCGGGCGACGTGCGCGTCGGTCAGGCAGCCGCAGTGGCCGTGCGTGGCCAGCACGGCCAGGAACGTGCCGTAGACGGCGTTGTGCACGCCGCTCGGAGCCTCGGTGATGCGCTGCTCCGCCATCGCGATACCGCGCTCCAGGAAGACCGGCGTACGGTGCCGGCACGTCCCGCCCCCGACCGGCGCGGATGCGGTGACCGACTTCGGTGCGGGTCGGGCCGGGGCCGCGGTCAAGGCGCGCACCGCGTCCGGTAGGGCGGCCATGGTGCCGGTTCCGGGTCCGAGCCAGCGGGCGTAGGCCATCGTGGACTTCAGGTCCACGCCGGGCCGCACGGCGTTCGCCGAGGGCATCGTGCCGCGGTAGAGCCAATGCTCACCCCGGGTGGTGGGTACGGTCTGCGTGGTGGGCAGGTGCTCGCGGGCCCACACGATCGCGTCGGCGTCGTCCAGGTCCACGACTGTCAGCCCCGCCCCGCCGGGGTGGTAGGCGACAGCGCTCGCGTGCTGCCAGGCGCGCTGCCAGGGCCGGGATGTGATGACGTCGGGGTCGGTGGTCGCGGCGGCCCAAGCGTGGCAGGGCTTCGGGCAGGTACACGGGCCGGGGGTCTTCATGTGGGGCCGGCCGCCGCAGGCGTTGCCCGCGCAGGCCGGGCAGTTGCCGAACGGCACCTTCCCAGCCCGCAACGGCAGCACAGGCACCCCGGACGCGGCCAAGGCAAGGGCGGTACGTAGGTGCTCTCCCGGATTGGGGATGGGTTGCGTCATGCTGGGGACCTCCGCAGGTCTGATGAGGACTGGAGATCAGGGCGGCCCGTACTCGCCAAAGTCCCGGGCCGTCCTGCCATTTCTGCTGCTCAGCCGTGGAAGTGGTTGCGCTTGAACACGGCCTTGCCGATGTTCACCGTTGTCCCCTCACGGCCGTGGTCGCGGCCGGTGTGGGCGAGGATCTGCGCGATGACGAAGCCGCCGAAGAGGATCGCGGCGAGGATGATCAGGTGCTCGATCAGTGCCGTCAGGGCGACGATGAACGTGGTCAGCAGGGCTAGCCCGCCGCACACCGCGGCGAAGCCGACGCCGCCGAGCGCAAGGTTCACCGCGAGACGGGAGGCGGCCGGCCGTTGCTGCTCGGCGACCGGCGCCGAGGCAGACGTCGCGGGGGGCGGGGTGAGCGTGTAGCCGGTGACGATGCGGCCGTCCGGGAGCTGGACGCTCTGCACGTCCGGTATCGCCCCGGGCACGACCGTGAGCGGCGCCGCGGTGGGGGTGAGCGGGATGGGGTGGTGGACCT contains the following coding sequences:
- a CDS encoding DNA polymerase III subunit delta', coding for MSVWDDLVGQDRVVEQLIAAARGARALLGRGPGGDASAMTHAWLFTGPPGSGRSTAARAFAAALQCTSPDGELGGPPGCGYCDGCHTALVGSHADVESVRTDVLSIGVKETRELVRRASMSPAGGRWQVIILEDADRLTEGAANVLLKAVEEPAPRTVWLLCAPSVEDTLPTIRSRCRLLTLRQPGIDAVADMLMRRDGIEPEPAAFAARAAQGHIGRARRLATDERARARREEVLRLPLRVDDLGACLAGAQRLVDAAAEDAKQAAEEGDAKETEELRAALGASAGIGGRMPRGTAGAMKELEDRQKRRATRTQRDSLDLALTDLAGFYRDVLAVQFGSAGAVASADSAGVAQVASASTPEATLRRIEAILACRRALARNVTPLLAVEAMMTALRAG
- a CDS encoding alpha/beta hydrolase, which encodes MAGARRDGEVRRRSGRAAAGALALGVSLALVAGCGAGPRASARKPSATSSSTSSSDTRLTASASPLEALPAAVPAALQPYYHQKLRWKACDDGFQCATVRVPMDYDHPGAAGGGDIALGVVRKQAFGSHRLGSLLVNPGGPGGSAVDYAEFAGMSYPLPVRKAYDIVGVDPRGVGRSRPVSCLSDSRMDAYTEVDQDPRTPAGIDALIRADREFAQGCAQHSGKLLGHVSTVESARDMDVVRAALGQPRLDYLGKSYGTFLGATYAGLYPSRVGKMVLDGSMDPAIDTRTSNEQQAGGFQTAFASFARDCAKRPGCPVGKDPAKAGQQLDALFAALAKHPAPAMGGRSLDQPLAMTGVLAAMYDQTEWPQLRTALAQAQRGKGAPLLALSDQYYERDPKGHYSNLMYANMAVNCLDQPSAATTAAQVEHQLPAFEKASPQFGASLAWAGLSCAYWPVKATGAAHTVPAEGAPPIIVVGTTRDPATPYAWAQSLAGQLSSGRLLTYDGDGHTAYSRGSTCIDNAIDAYLLAGTEPRAGLVCH
- a CDS encoding tyrosine-type recombinase/integrase; the protein is MGTRKANMESTIYQGSDGWWHGRVTMGVKNDGSPDRRHRRGKTRSEVAAKVRELEKLRDENRAPKAGRVPTVAQWMETYLTTIASLKLKPRSLDDYWSKTRNDIIPALGGHRLDKLAPEHLEEAYAAMLARGHAASHVLKVHRILSRALKIAHRRRIVGENVATLVDPPSAEETEANPFTTEEAKAFLEAAAKRSTFMRWAIGVGMGFRQGETLGLRWSYVDLDAGLFHPSWQLQRLTWRHGCEDPHACGERLHRFESCPPECVRHRGYKRGCPKPCPKKCTRHASACPERTGGGLVFTRPKTKKSQEPVPIPPPLIPHLVEHRARQAEERAAAGELWEDYDVLFARPDGQPIDPRQDWEEFKELLQEAGIADRRLYDGSRHTAGTILNELGVDMPTIMEILRHTQISQTRRYVKGRSSLSKDAMRRMGDTFWPAVQPPTETKTETRDSRAARARRRRRMK
- a CDS encoding helix-turn-helix domain-containing protein → MQFQEGPRIQEAPTVSTPTTAAPIAPLLYTPVEAAEALRFGKSTVYELMATGELKFIKRGRSRRIRRTDLEEFVRNLK
- a CDS encoding bifunctional DNA primase/polymerase, translating into MTQPIPNPGEHLRTALALAASGVPVLPLRAGKVPFGNCPACAGNACGGRPHMKTPGPCTCPKPCHAWAAATTDPDVITSRPWQRAWQHASAVAYHPGGAGLTVVDLDDADAIVWAREHLPTTQTVPTTRGEHWLYRGTMPSANAVRPGVDLKSTMAYARWLGPGTGTMAALPDAVRALTAAPARPAPKSVTASAPVGGGTCRHRTPVFLERGIAMAEQRITEAPSGVHNAVYGTFLAVLATHGHCGCLTDAHVARLFTAAQHRGESPRHCAEAWTNARTTLGI